One Aegilops tauschii subsp. strangulata cultivar AL8/78 chromosome 7, Aet v6.0, whole genome shotgun sequence genomic window carries:
- the LOC141026777 gene encoding uncharacterized protein, translating to MVCDDLKDLVMENSTSAFAAWTALQHFFLDNRAAQAMFLDKEFGNTVRGEPATCPSPNTTTASNRSLTQSLADVDEPVKDPTLTMYVIDSLGKKFEVQAEIIQSLGKFPTFAQARSRLMLAEASMAKKARNESAQALFV from the coding sequence ATGGTCTGCGATGATCTCAAGGATCTCGTCATGGAGAACAGCACCTCCGCCTTCGCTGCCTGGACCGCGCTTCAGCATTTCTTCCTCGACAACAGGGCCGCTCAAGCGATGTTCCTGGACAAGGAGTTTGGGAACACCGTCCGCGGCGAGCCGGCGACATGTCCATCTCCGAATACTACCACCGCCTCAAACAGATCGCTGACTCAGTCCCTTGCTGATGTTGATGAACCAGTCAAAGATCCTACTCTCACGATGTATGTGATCGACAGCCTTGGCAAGAAATTCGAGGTACAGGCAGAAATTATCCAGTCGCTGGGCAAGTTTCCCACCTTTGCGCAGGCTCGCTCTCGTCTTATGTTGGCTGAGGCCTCCATGGCCAAGAAGGCCCGCAATGAGAGCGCTCAGGCGCTTTTCGTCTAG